A single Streptomyces mirabilis DNA region contains:
- a CDS encoding MFS transporter, whose translation MGYVVYDLREVKRARYAVAAVFAVHGAVTGSFATRVPWIQDHASVSTGQLGLALAFPAIGASVAMPLAGRISHRFGARTALRGLMSLWTLSLILPSLAPNIYTLCPALFVYGASAGMADVAMNALGVEIESRLGKSIMSGLHGMWSAGALVGSAGGTLAAHLGSDARLHHALAAGVLTVLGLTACRWVLDLRPTEDEAPPPRFALPPKSALLIGAVGFCAVFAEGASLDWSAVYLKDELGSSAGLAAASTTGFMLTMALARIVGDAVVNRFGAVRTVRAGGGLAVLGGLLVVVANHPAVAMSGFALMGLGIAVVVPLCFAAAGHSGPNPSQAIAGVATITYTSGLVAPSAIGTLAQATSLVVSFGLVTVLACGLAAFAGVLRAGERDRPRVSPANAAVPDPRP comes from the coding sequence ATGGGTTACGTGGTCTACGACCTGCGTGAGGTGAAGCGGGCGCGGTACGCCGTGGCCGCCGTCTTCGCGGTGCACGGAGCGGTGACGGGCTCGTTCGCGACCCGTGTCCCCTGGATCCAGGACCACGCGTCCGTCAGCACCGGCCAGCTCGGACTGGCCCTCGCGTTCCCGGCGATCGGCGCCTCCGTCGCGATGCCGCTGGCGGGCCGGATCAGCCACCGCTTCGGCGCCCGTACCGCGCTGCGCGGGCTGATGTCCCTGTGGACGCTGTCGCTGATCCTCCCGTCCCTCGCGCCGAACATCTACACGCTGTGCCCGGCCCTCTTCGTCTACGGCGCCTCGGCGGGCATGGCGGACGTGGCGATGAACGCGCTCGGCGTCGAGATAGAGAGCCGCCTCGGCAAGTCGATCATGTCGGGACTGCACGGCATGTGGAGCGCGGGAGCCCTGGTCGGCTCGGCCGGTGGCACCCTCGCCGCGCACCTCGGCTCGGACGCGCGCCTGCACCACGCGCTGGCAGCCGGGGTCCTGACGGTCCTGGGCCTCACCGCCTGCCGATGGGTGCTGGACCTGCGACCGACCGAGGACGAGGCCCCGCCGCCGCGCTTCGCGCTGCCGCCCAAGTCCGCCCTGCTCATCGGCGCGGTCGGCTTCTGTGCGGTGTTCGCGGAGGGCGCCAGTCTGGACTGGTCGGCGGTCTACCTGAAGGACGAGCTGGGCAGCTCGGCCGGTCTGGCGGCGGCGTCGACGACCGGATTCATGCTAACCATGGCGCTGGCCCGGATCGTGGGCGACGCGGTGGTCAACCGGTTCGGCGCGGTGCGCACGGTGCGGGCCGGCGGCGGTCTCGCCGTGCTCGGCGGGCTGCTCGTCGTCGTCGCGAACCACCCCGCCGTGGCGATGAGCGGCTTCGCCCTGATGGGTCTCGGCATCGCGGTCGTCGTCCCGCTCTGCTTCGCGGCGGCGGGGCACAGCGGCCCCAACCCCAGTCAGGCCATCGCGGGCGTCGCCACCATCACGTACACCTCCGGCCTGGTCGCGCCGAGCGCGATCGGCACGCTGGCGCAGGCGACGAGCCTGGTGGTGTCGTTCGGCCTGGTCACGGTGCTGGCGTGCGGCCTTGCCGCGTTCGCGGGGGTGCTGCGCGCGGGCGAGCGCGACCGGCCCAGGGTCAGTCCTGCGAACGCAGCAGTTCCCGACCCACGGCCCTGA
- a CDS encoding acyl-CoA thioesterase yields the protein MTAEAPAAPALSYGRLLPVTVHFDDLDALGLLHNARYPVMVERAWTALWNDQGFLAYEGDWEAAGDFCNAVKELRISYEAPINRPGGYAVHLWLERLGNTGLTYGFRFCSADGALTYAHGTRVLVRLDAATLRPTPWSDRFRAVGRELLRSQD from the coding sequence GTGACCGCCGAAGCCCCCGCCGCCCCCGCCCTCTCCTATGGGCGGCTCCTCCCCGTCACCGTCCACTTCGACGACCTGGACGCGCTCGGCCTGCTCCACAACGCCCGCTACCCGGTCATGGTCGAACGCGCCTGGACGGCCCTCTGGAACGACCAGGGCTTCCTGGCCTACGAGGGCGACTGGGAGGCGGCGGGCGACTTCTGCAACGCCGTCAAGGAACTGCGGATCAGCTATGAGGCCCCGATCAACCGCCCCGGCGGGTACGCCGTCCACCTCTGGCTGGAACGCCTGGGGAACACCGGACTGACGTACGGCTTCCGCTTCTGCTCGGCCGACGGCGCGCTCACGTACGCGCACGGGACGCGGGTCCTCGTCCGGCTCGACGCCGCGACGCTGCGCCCCACGCCCTGGAGCGACCGCTTCAGGGCCGTGGGTCGGGAACTGCTGCGTTCGCAGGACTGA
- a CDS encoding alginate lyase family protein, protein MSARPRLAVLLAAVATFAAVVVPSASAHAAPKVPRTAVLDGTRLQQTRLRLDRGDPELKRTLKGLTARADNWLTQGPWTVVDKPKPAPGGDVHDYLSQAPYWWPSQPKTADNPWGCPYVQRDGQRNPEVDTGTDRQDVEKVFDSTYDLALAWYYTGRKQYAEKAATVLRTWFLAPATRMNPNLDHGQFIPCKYDGRAIGIIDFSQSYTSVLDAIAILETGAPGWSKSDRTAMRAWNTDFRDWLENSAFGGEEGAAENNHGTFYDMQLAALAYATGDEDLARRTVLGAESRRIDPQVAADGSQPQELTRTRSWHYSTFDLVAYTRLAAIGRHVGVDLWRYTGPDGQTLAKAVDYLLPAATGAAPWPHPELEFHRYAASDIVHAAADAGDRAARAAVPELETPPGGDLWALRPAAEQLDSIAG, encoded by the coding sequence ATGAGTGCAAGACCCCGTCTGGCTGTCCTCCTCGCCGCAGTGGCCACCTTCGCGGCGGTCGTCGTCCCCTCCGCCTCGGCCCACGCGGCGCCGAAGGTCCCCCGGACCGCCGTCCTCGACGGCACCCGGCTCCAGCAGACCCGACTCCGCCTCGACCGCGGAGATCCCGAACTGAAGCGCACGCTCAAGGGCTTGACGGCCCGGGCCGACAACTGGCTGACCCAGGGCCCCTGGACGGTCGTAGACAAACCCAAGCCCGCCCCCGGCGGCGACGTCCACGACTACCTGAGCCAGGCCCCGTACTGGTGGCCCTCCCAGCCGAAGACCGCCGACAACCCCTGGGGCTGCCCGTACGTCCAGCGTGACGGCCAGCGCAACCCCGAGGTCGACACCGGCACCGACCGCCAGGACGTCGAGAAGGTCTTCGACTCGACGTACGACCTCGCGCTCGCCTGGTACTACACCGGCAGGAAGCAGTACGCCGAGAAGGCCGCCACCGTCCTGCGCACCTGGTTCCTCGCCCCGGCCACCCGGATGAACCCGAACCTCGACCACGGGCAGTTCATCCCCTGCAAGTACGACGGCCGGGCCATCGGCATCATCGACTTCTCGCAGTCCTACACCAGCGTCCTGGACGCGATCGCGATCCTGGAGACGGGCGCCCCCGGCTGGTCGAAGAGCGACCGCACCGCCATGCGCGCCTGGAACACCGACTTCCGCGACTGGCTGGAGAACAGCGCCTTCGGCGGCGAGGAGGGCGCCGCCGAGAACAACCACGGCACCTTCTACGACATGCAGCTCGCCGCCCTGGCCTACGCGACCGGCGACGAGGACCTCGCCCGCCGGACCGTCCTCGGCGCGGAGTCCAGGCGGATCGACCCGCAGGTCGCCGCGGACGGCAGCCAGCCCCAGGAGCTGACCCGCACCCGCAGCTGGCACTACTCGACCTTCGACCTCGTCGCCTACACCCGCCTCGCGGCCATCGGCCGACACGTCGGCGTGGACCTGTGGCGGTACACGGGGCCGGACGGCCAGACCCTGGCCAAGGCGGTCGACTATCTGCTGCCCGCCGCGACGGGCGCCGCGCCGTGGCCCCACCCGGAACTGGAGTTCCACCGCTACGCGGCCAGCGACATCGTGCACGCGGCGGCCGACGCGGGGGACCGGGCGGCCCGGGCCGCGGTGCCGGAACTCGAGACACCGCCCGGCGGCGACCTGTGGGCGCTGCGGCCCGCCGCCGAGCAGCTGGACTCGATCGCCGGCTGA